One part of the Acetoanaerobium sticklandii genome encodes these proteins:
- the rplS gene encoding 50S ribosomal protein L19, with product MEIIKAIEQEQLKSDLPQFSAGDTVKVHIRVKEGKRERIQIFEGVVLKRQNGGVRETFTVRKISFGVGVEKIFPVHSPSIEKIEVTRKGKVRRAKLNYLRDRVGKAAKVKEAK from the coding sequence ATGGAAATTATTAAGGCAATTGAGCAAGAGCAATTAAAATCAGATTTACCTCAGTTCTCAGCTGGTGATACTGTTAAAGTACATATCAGAGTAAAAGAGGGAAAAAGAGAGAGAATTCAGATCTTTGAAGGCGTTGTGCTTAAAAGACAAAATGGTGGAGTAAGAGAAACTTTTACAGTAAGAAAGATTTCTTTTGGTGTTGGAGTAGAGAAGATTTTCCCAGTTCATTCTCCAAGCATTGAAAAAATTGAAGTTACTAGAAAAGGTAAAGTAAGAAGAGCTAAACTTAACTACCTAAGAGATAGAGTAGGTAAAGCAGCTAAAGTTAAAGAAGCTAAATAG
- the trmD gene encoding tRNA (guanosine(37)-N1)-methyltransferase TrmD yields MKFHIMTLFPQIIEAYMSESIMKKAEEKGNIEYKTWNIRDYSESKHKKVDDYPYGGGAGMVMTPQPIVSCYNAVVDDLDESLKQDKKPKVIYLTPKGKVFNNDMAIALAKEESLILLCGHYEGVDQRVIDLIVDEEISIGDYVLTGGELPALILIDSISRHVKGVLGHEESLDEESFTNGLLEYPHYTRPEVFMEKEVPKVLLSGHHKNIESWRKLESIKLTMKLRPDLFDYEALSKEDKKLLKKHNVIDK; encoded by the coding sequence ATGAAATTTCATATTATGACCTTATTTCCTCAAATTATTGAAGCATATATGAGTGAAAGTATTATGAAAAAAGCTGAAGAAAAAGGTAACATAGAATATAAGACTTGGAATATAAGAGATTACTCAGAAAGCAAACATAAAAAAGTAGATGACTATCCATATGGCGGGGGAGCAGGAATGGTTATGACTCCTCAGCCTATAGTAAGCTGTTATAATGCTGTAGTTGATGATTTAGATGAATCTTTGAAGCAAGATAAGAAGCCTAAAGTTATCTACCTTACTCCTAAAGGAAAAGTATTTAATAATGACATGGCAATAGCTCTTGCAAAAGAAGAAAGCTTGATATTGCTTTGTGGTCATTATGAAGGAGTAGATCAAAGAGTTATTGATTTGATTGTGGATGAAGAAATATCTATTGGAGACTATGTTTTAACAGGAGGGGAGCTACCGGCTCTTATACTTATAGATAGTATATCAAGGCATGTTAAGGGGGTTTTAGGACACGAAGAATCCTTGGATGAAGAATCATTTACAAATGGATTGCTAGAATATCCTCATTACACTAGGCCTGAAGTTTTTATGGAAAAGGAAGTGCCTAAGGTTCTGTTATCAGGTCATCATAAAAATATTGAATCTTGGAGAAAGTTAGAATCTATAAAATTAACTATGAAGCTAAGACCTGATTTGTTTGACTATGAAGCTCTGTCTAAGGAAGATAAAAAATTACTTAAAAAACACAATGTTATTGACAAATAG
- the rimM gene encoding ribosome maturation factor RimM (Essential for efficient processing of 16S rRNA), with protein sequence MKSNKLRIGKIVNTHGLKGEVKVYPYTDYPERFKEIQYLYMENSDEKISVENVKISKNMVILKLSNILTIDDAEKNRNNYLFIDRDNARKLDEDEHLIADLIGCKVYDVSEKYIGVLEDVLQYSANDVYSIKSENGKTYLVPAIKKFVPVIDIDNKKIIIDPIEGMIE encoded by the coding sequence TTGAAATCTAATAAATTGAGAATAGGAAAAATAGTAAATACTCATGGATTAAAAGGAGAGGTAAAAGTATATCCATATACGGATTACCCAGAGAGATTTAAAGAAATACAATATTTATACATGGAAAATAGCGATGAAAAAATATCAGTTGAAAATGTGAAGATAAGCAAAAATATGGTTATATTGAAACTGAGTAATATTTTGACTATTGATGATGCAGAAAAAAATAGAAACAACTATTTATTTATAGATAGAGATAATGCAAGAAAACTGGACGAAGATGAACATCTTATAGCTGACTTAATAGGATGCAAGGTTTATGATGTAAGTGAAAAATATATAGGTGTATTAGAAGATGTACTTCAGTATAGTGCTAATGATGTCTACTCCATAAAATCAGAAAATGGAAAAACCTACCTTGTTCCTGCGATTAAGAAATTTGTTCCAGTTATTGATATTGATAATAAGAAGATTATAATAGATCCTATTGAAGGAATGATTGAGTAA
- a CDS encoding KH domain-containing protein, producing the protein MGELVAFIARSLVDHPDEVSVNEKHTEYSIVVELKVASEDMGKVIGKQGRIAKAIRTVVKAAAVKESKRVVVEIIQ; encoded by the coding sequence ATGGGAGAATTAGTAGCATTTATTGCGAGATCCCTAGTTGACCATCCCGATGAGGTTTCAGTTAATGAAAAACATACTGAATATTCGATAGTAGTCGAATTGAAAGTAGCCTCTGAAGATATGGGCAAGGTTATTGGCAAGCAAGGGAGAATTGCAAAAGCGATTAGAACTGTTGTCAAAGCTGCAGCCGTTAAAGAAAGCAAAAGAGTAGTTGTAGAAATTATTCAGTAA
- the rpsP gene encoding 30S ribosomal protein S16, translating to MVKIRLRRMGSHKKPFYRIVVSDSRSPRDGRFIEEIGYYNPVSEPKVVKIDNEKAAKWLSTGAQPTETVRTLFKKNGIME from the coding sequence ATGGTAAAGATTAGATTAAGAAGAATGGGTTCTCATAAGAAACCTTTCTACAGAATAGTTGTATCTGATTCTCGTTCTCCAAGAGATGGTAGATTTATCGAGGAAATAGGTTACTACAATCCAGTTTCAGAACCTAAGGTGGTTAAGATAGATAATGAAAAAGCTGCAAAATGGTTATCAACTGGTGCACAACCTACTGAAACTGTAAGAACACTTTTCAAAAAGAATGGAATCATGGAGTAA
- the ffh gene encoding signal recognition particle protein, which yields MIFENLAEKLQSTLKNLKGKGKLTEKDVDLAMREVKLALLEADVHYKVVKDFIKKVKERSIGSEVMESLTPGQQVIKIVNEELSELMGGVQSKINISSKPPTVIMLVGLQGAGKTSTAGKLALNLKKQGKQPMLVACDVYRPAAIKQLEIVASGAGAIFYSEEGNTNPVEIATKGYEKAKTLGYDIVIIDTAGRLHIDENLMDELKNIKSSIKPHEIMLVVDSMTGQDAVNIAESFDQTLGIDGVILTKLDGDTRGGAALSIKAITKKPIKYAAVGEKLEDLEQFYPDRMASRILGMGDVMSLIEKAQSAFDEDKAKEMQAKMKSADFTFDDFLDQMQQIKKMGPLKNLLEMIPGMSQMKQLKDVDIDDKELVKIEAIIQSMTKKERQNPSIINASRKKRIAMGSGTHVSQVNRLLKQFEESKKMMKQFTNMSKSMKKGKMKFPFPGL from the coding sequence ATGATATTTGAAAATCTTGCTGAAAAACTTCAAAGTACTTTAAAAAATCTCAAAGGTAAAGGGAAGCTTACTGAGAAAGATGTAGACCTTGCAATGAGAGAAGTGAAGTTAGCATTATTAGAAGCAGACGTACACTATAAAGTGGTTAAGGATTTCATAAAAAAAGTTAAGGAACGCTCTATTGGCTCGGAAGTTATGGAAAGTCTTACGCCGGGACAACAGGTTATTAAGATTGTAAATGAAGAACTCTCAGAGCTTATGGGAGGAGTTCAAAGTAAAATCAATATATCCTCAAAGCCTCCTACTGTTATTATGCTAGTAGGTCTTCAAGGGGCAGGTAAGACGAGTACTGCAGGTAAACTAGCTCTTAATCTAAAAAAACAAGGTAAGCAACCAATGCTTGTGGCTTGTGACGTTTATAGACCAGCGGCTATAAAGCAGCTAGAAATAGTAGCAAGTGGTGCAGGAGCAATATTTTACTCTGAAGAGGGTAATACGAACCCTGTTGAAATAGCAACTAAAGGATACGAAAAAGCTAAAACTTTAGGTTATGATATTGTTATTATAGATACGGCAGGTAGACTTCACATAGACGAAAACCTTATGGATGAGCTCAAAAATATTAAGTCATCTATTAAGCCTCACGAAATTATGCTTGTAGTAGACTCGATGACAGGTCAAGATGCTGTAAATATTGCTGAATCCTTTGACCAAACGCTGGGTATAGACGGAGTTATACTTACTAAACTAGACGGTGACACAAGAGGTGGAGCGGCTTTATCTATTAAGGCAATAACTAAGAAACCTATCAAATATGCTGCGGTTGGAGAAAAACTCGAGGATTTAGAACAATTCTATCCAGACCGTATGGCATCTAGAATTCTGGGTATGGGCGATGTAATGAGCCTTATCGAAAAAGCTCAAAGTGCTTTTGATGAAGATAAAGCAAAAGAGATGCAAGCTAAGATGAAGTCTGCTGATTTTACATTTGATGATTTCTTAGATCAAATGCAGCAGATTAAAAAAATGGGACCTTTAAAAAATCTTTTGGAAATGATTCCTGGCATGTCGCAGATGAAACAACTAAAAGATGTAGATATAGACGATAAGGAACTTGTGAAGATTGAGGCAATAATTCAATCTATGACAAAAAAAGAAAGACAAAATCCAAGTATTATTAATGCAAGTAGAAAAAAACGTATTGCAATGGGTAGTGGTACTCATGTAAGTCAAGTTAATAGGCTGTTAAAGCAGTTTGAAGAGTCAAAGAAAATGATGAAGCAATTTACTAATATGAGCAAATCTATGAAAAAAGGAAAAATGAAATTTCCTTTTCCAGGATTATAG
- the ylxM gene encoding YlxM family DNA-binding protein → MELKKIVEIAQLLDLYGNLLTKKQKDVMEQYYNEDLSLSEISENLEISRQAIYDTIKRSEKLLYQYEEQLKFNDLILQKKHDFKNLINGLENLKTSIMSKDEVKMLTKINELIDYCKELSE, encoded by the coding sequence ATGGAACTAAAAAAAATCGTAGAAATTGCCCAATTGTTAGATTTATATGGGAATCTTCTAACAAAGAAACAAAAAGATGTAATGGAGCAATATTATAATGAAGATTTGTCGCTGAGCGAAATCAGTGAGAACTTAGAAATATCACGTCAGGCCATATATGACACCATTAAACGATCAGAAAAACTTTTATATCAATATGAAGAACAGCTGAAATTTAATGATTTAATTTTACAGAAAAAGCATGATTTTAAAAATCTTATAAATGGTTTAGAAAATCTTAAGACAAGTATAATGTCTAAAGATGAAGTGAAAATGTTAACTAAGATTAATGAATTAATAGATTATTGCAAGGAGTTATCAGAATGA
- the ftsY gene encoding signal recognition particle-docking protein FtsY, with amino-acid sequence MLKKFWNSLNKKNDNTNEEIVEKDDLKAEEENLENAKTDEDINANDMNEDDKEVIEEESIVEKSVEENIEENIEETTLNDNVEADEIEELSLSQAESDMDEDEEQPQKNLGFFAKLKEGLSKTTQNLTGKLDELFKGHIEIDEELYEEIEEILITGDVGFETTLKIVDMLRKNVKKKSIQDVKDVREELKLIVEEILSGDDSNLKLEPKPAILVIVGVNGVGKTTSIGKIAMRLKSEGKSVLLAAGDTFRAAAAEQLEVWADRAGVELIKHQEGSDPSAVIFDAISGAKARNTDVLICDTAGRLHNKKNLMQELAKIFRIIDREYPEATKEVLLVIDATTGQNAINQVKIFKEAAPLTGIILTKLDGTAKGGVVLSIKSEQQLPIKLIGVGEKIEDLQDFNAKEFAKALFSSN; translated from the coding sequence ATGTTAAAGAAATTTTGGAACAGTCTAAATAAAAAAAATGATAACACAAATGAAGAGATAGTTGAGAAAGATGACTTAAAAGCTGAAGAGGAAAATTTGGAGAACGCAAAGACGGATGAAGATATAAATGCTAATGATATGAATGAAGATGATAAAGAAGTGATTGAGGAAGAAAGCATAGTAGAAAAAAGCGTAGAAGAAAATATAGAAGAAAATATAGAAGAAACTACTTTAAATGATAATGTTGAAGCTGATGAAATAGAGGAATTAAGCTTAAGTCAAGCTGAGTCTGATATGGATGAGGATGAAGAACAGCCTCAAAAGAATCTTGGCTTTTTTGCAAAGCTTAAAGAAGGCTTAAGTAAAACCACTCAAAATTTAACAGGTAAACTAGATGAGCTTTTCAAAGGTCATATAGAGATAGATGAAGAACTTTATGAGGAAATAGAGGAAATACTCATTACTGGTGATGTAGGCTTTGAAACTACATTGAAAATCGTTGATATGCTAAGAAAAAATGTAAAGAAAAAATCTATTCAGGATGTCAAAGATGTAAGAGAAGAGCTTAAATTAATAGTAGAAGAAATTTTATCTGGGGATGACAGCAACTTGAAATTAGAACCTAAGCCAGCTATTTTAGTAATAGTAGGAGTAAATGGAGTAGGAAAAACAACTTCAATAGGCAAAATAGCAATGAGGCTGAAATCTGAAGGTAAAAGTGTACTTTTAGCTGCAGGAGATACATTTAGAGCGGCAGCAGCAGAGCAACTTGAAGTATGGGCAGACAGGGCAGGAGTGGAGCTTATAAAGCATCAGGAAGGGTCAGATCCTTCAGCTGTAATTTTTGATGCCATAAGTGGTGCAAAAGCCAGAAATACTGATGTACTGATTTGCGACACAGCTGGAAGACTTCACAACAAAAAGAACTTGATGCAAGAACTAGCAAAAATATTTAGAATAATTGATAGAGAGTACCCAGAGGCGACGAAGGAAGTTCTTCTCGTTATAGATGCTACAACTGGTCAAAATGCCATTAATCAAGTGAAAATATTTAAAGAGGCTGCTCCGCTTACAGGTATAATTTTGACAAAGCTCGATGGAACAGCTAAGGGTGGAGTTGTATTATCTATAAAATCTGAGCAACAGCTTCCTATTAAACTAATAGGGGTTGGAGAAAAAATTGAAGATTTACAAGATTTTAATGCAAAGGAGTTTGCAAAAGCTCTTTTCAGTTCGAATTAG